Proteins encoded in a region of the Haloarcula sp. CBA1129 genome:
- a CDS encoding response regulator yields MGHVVSGITVLCVDDEPSYADLIATHLERNDEAIDATGVTSATDGLSYLDEHDVDCIISDYNMPGIDGLEFLEAVRARDPDIPFLLFTSQGSESLASEAVTAGVTDYIQKTHGSQQYAVLAQRVRNAVERVRAKTTADTVQERTTRILDAMNDAVLVSVTDSVVYANPAAVDLFGAADSDELCDRPLTALVEPTADGGTEAIERVVENDQPASQIGRMIRTLAGNSVQTSITACDVTWDGEDGTVSVISDRSDTDKREQRLEALHEATRELMAAEVRNKVAGIGVNAAADIIGLDANAVHLINDDGQLEPVAATASLRELVGDIPTFEPGDSIAWRVYERGEATAVPDVRLESDVQNPETPIRSELYLPLGEYGILIAASTTIDAFDEADIVAGRVLAANMEAAFAAVERDRQLRDREQELSTQNDRLEQFATVVSHDLRNPLNVAIGRLGTLKEECDDDNITSIEQALDRMQALIDDLLLLARTGDSITEMETVALATAARDCWEVVDTGDATLVVDTDRKIQADMTRLKQLLENLIRNAVEHSATDSRVQSDDADKHSMSAVTITVSESPDGFAVSDDGPGIPEADRETVFESGYSTTTDGTGFGLSIVSQIAAAHGWTVTLTESDSGGTRFEFAGVDVASEE; encoded by the coding sequence ATGGGCCATGTGGTGTCGGGCATTACAGTCCTCTGTGTCGATGACGAACCGTCGTACGCAGACCTGATTGCGACACATCTCGAACGCAACGACGAGGCGATTGACGCCACCGGGGTCACAAGTGCTACCGACGGACTGTCGTATCTAGACGAGCACGACGTGGACTGTATTATCAGCGACTACAACATGCCGGGCATCGACGGGCTGGAATTTCTGGAAGCGGTCCGCGCCAGAGATCCGGACATACCGTTTCTGCTATTTACCAGTCAGGGAAGCGAGTCGCTCGCGAGCGAGGCAGTCACGGCCGGAGTCACCGATTACATTCAAAAAACGCATGGGTCCCAGCAGTACGCTGTGCTCGCACAACGGGTCCGAAACGCAGTCGAGCGAGTCAGAGCGAAAACAACGGCCGACACCGTACAGGAACGAACGACACGGATTCTCGACGCGATGAACGATGCAGTCCTCGTCAGCGTGACCGACTCCGTCGTATATGCGAACCCAGCGGCAGTGGATCTGTTCGGCGCAGCCGACAGCGACGAACTCTGTGACCGGCCACTGACTGCCCTCGTCGAACCGACGGCGGACGGTGGGACCGAAGCCATCGAGCGCGTCGTCGAGAACGACCAGCCAGCCAGCCAGATCGGACGGATGATACGAACGCTGGCCGGCAACAGCGTCCAGACCAGCATCACAGCGTGTGACGTGACTTGGGACGGCGAAGACGGCACAGTGTCGGTCATCAGCGACCGGAGCGATACGGACAAGCGAGAGCAGCGGCTCGAAGCGCTACACGAGGCCACCCGGGAGCTGATGGCCGCAGAAGTCCGAAACAAGGTCGCCGGCATCGGGGTCAACGCCGCCGCAGATATTATCGGGCTCGACGCAAACGCGGTCCACCTCATCAACGACGACGGCCAGTTAGAGCCTGTCGCCGCGACCGCATCACTCCGAGAGTTGGTCGGTGACATCCCGACGTTCGAGCCGGGCGACAGCATCGCTTGGCGGGTGTACGAGCGCGGCGAGGCGACCGCAGTTCCTGACGTACGACTGGAGTCGGACGTGCAAAACCCCGAGACACCCATACGTAGCGAACTGTACCTGCCACTCGGGGAATACGGCATTCTCATCGCCGCATCGACGACCATCGATGCCTTCGACGAAGCAGACATCGTCGCTGGACGGGTCCTTGCGGCGAACATGGAGGCGGCTTTCGCCGCTGTCGAGCGCGACAGACAGCTCCGTGACCGTGAGCAGGAACTGTCGACCCAAAACGACCGTCTGGAACAGTTCGCCACAGTCGTCAGTCACGACCTTCGCAACCCCCTGAACGTCGCTATCGGCCGGTTGGGTACGCTGAAAGAGGAGTGCGACGACGACAACATCACTTCGATAGAGCAGGCACTCGACCGGATGCAGGCGCTGATTGACGACCTCCTGTTGCTGGCCCGGACCGGCGACAGCATTACCGAGATGGAAACGGTGGCACTGGCAACGGCAGCCAGAGATTGCTGGGAGGTAGTCGATACCGGCGACGCGACGCTTGTGGTCGACACCGACCGCAAGATACAGGCGGACATGACGCGGCTCAAACAGTTGCTGGAGAACCTGATCCGAAACGCCGTGGAGCACAGCGCTACGGACAGTCGGGTGCAGTCCGACGATGCCGACAAGCACAGCATGTCAGCTGTGACGATAACGGTCAGTGAGAGTCCAGACGGGTTCGCCGTCTCGGATGACGGCCCGGGAATCCCCGAAGCCGACCGGGAGACAGTGTTCGAAAGCGGCTACTCGACGACGACTGACGGCACCGGGTTCGGGCTCTCGATAGTCTCACAGATCGCCGCTGCTCATGGGTGGACGGTCACGCTCACCGAAAGCGACAGCGGCGGCACACGCTTCGAGTTTGCTGGCGTCGACGTGGCATCGGAGGAATAG
- the hisE gene encoding phosphoribosyl-ATP diphosphatase, translated as MSDDTGDVIDELFTVIEDRKANLPEDSYTASLFTHEKGENAVLEKLGEETTELILAAKDDDTEELAHESADIVYHLLVLLSMKEMDVDDLRAELAKRR; from the coding sequence ATGAGCGACGACACCGGCGACGTCATCGATGAACTGTTCACTGTCATCGAGGACCGGAAGGCGAACCTTCCCGAAGACTCCTACACCGCCTCGCTGTTCACCCACGAGAAGGGCGAAAACGCCGTTCTGGAGAAACTCGGCGAGGAGACAACGGAACTGATTCTGGCCGCCAAAGACGACGACACCGAGGAACTGGCCCACGAGTCGGCCGATATCGTCTATCATCTGCTCGTCCTGTTATCGATGAAGGAAATGGATGTGGACGATTTGCGGGCAGAACTGGCGAAGCGGCGGTAG
- a CDS encoding ASCH domain-containing protein, which yields MAHIDAGEILPNDHVQQMAAEGRVTQMHRGHQYADEGDTFEIDGTEFEVTDVTHRTLGDMTDEDAQREGSEDLAAYKKRMRKVHGSFEWDDDSEVVRHRFAPADE from the coding sequence ATGGCACACATCGATGCCGGCGAGATTCTGCCCAACGACCACGTCCAGCAGATGGCCGCCGAGGGACGGGTCACCCAGATGCACCGCGGCCACCAGTACGCCGATGAGGGCGATACGTTCGAGATAGACGGCACCGAGTTCGAGGTGACAGACGTAACACACCGGACGCTGGGCGATATGACCGACGAGGACGCACAGCGAGAGGGGTCAGAGGACCTCGCTGCGTACAAGAAGCGAATGAGGAAAGTCCACGGCAGCTTCGAGTGGGACGACGACAGCGAGGTCGTCCGCCACCGGTTCGCGCCCGCCGACGAGTAG
- the pdxT gene encoding pyridoxal 5'-phosphate synthase glutaminase subunit PdxT, translating to MTLRAGVLAVQGDVSEHGDAIRRAAAAHDRTAEVVEIRESGLVPDCDVLLLPGGESTTISRLIHREGIADEIQTHVEADKPVLATCAGLIVSASDAQDDRVDTLNVIDVSVERNAFGRQKDSFEAPLDVDGLGEPFPAVFIRAPVIDYVGADVEVLATWDDRPVAVRDGPVVGTSFHPELTEDPRIHDLAFFDSVES from the coding sequence ATGACGCTACGCGCGGGTGTACTCGCGGTTCAGGGCGATGTCTCTGAACACGGGGACGCGATCAGGCGGGCGGCAGCGGCCCACGACCGGACTGCGGAGGTCGTCGAGATACGTGAATCGGGACTGGTCCCCGACTGCGACGTGCTGTTACTGCCGGGCGGGGAATCCACCACGATTTCGCGGCTCATCCACCGAGAGGGCATCGCCGACGAAATCCAGACCCACGTCGAGGCAGATAAGCCGGTGCTGGCGACGTGTGCTGGGCTCATTGTCAGCGCGAGCGACGCACAGGACGACCGCGTCGACACGCTGAACGTCATCGATGTCTCCGTCGAGCGCAACGCGTTCGGGCGACAGAAGGACAGTTTCGAGGCCCCGCTGGACGTGGACGGGCTCGGCGAGCCGTTCCCCGCGGTGTTCATCCGCGCGCCGGTCATCGACTACGTCGGCGCGGACGTCGAAGTGCTGGCGACGTGGGACGACCGTCCGGTCGCAGTCCGTGACGGGCCGGTCGTCGGCACGTCGTTCCACCCCGAGCTGACCGAGGACCCGCGCATCCACGATCTGGCCTTTTTCGACTCCGTGGAGTCGTAA
- a CDS encoding riboflavin synthase, with amino-acid sequence MFTGIVETTGEVQAVIDDEGGRRMRIGAPFEGLDHGQSISVSGVCLTVEKVTDGEWFEVFLAQETLARTFFDDLDGGDRVNLERAMPADGRFDGHIVQGHVDTTAEIVGIEQEGEDWTFTFSLPEAHRDYLVQKGSITVDGISLTVADRRSEEFDVAIIPTTYAETTLSEKSVGDPVHLEVDVVAKYVEQLV; translated from the coding sequence ATGTTCACCGGAATCGTCGAGACGACCGGCGAGGTGCAGGCAGTCATCGATGACGAAGGCGGGCGTCGGATGCGGATCGGCGCGCCGTTCGAGGGACTCGACCACGGCCAGTCGATCAGCGTCAGCGGCGTCTGTCTCACCGTCGAGAAGGTGACCGACGGCGAGTGGTTCGAGGTGTTTCTCGCGCAGGAAACCCTCGCTCGGACGTTCTTCGATGACCTCGACGGCGGCGACCGGGTGAACCTTGAACGAGCGATGCCCGCCGACGGCCGGTTCGACGGCCACATCGTGCAGGGCCACGTCGACACGACGGCCGAGATCGTCGGCATCGAACAGGAGGGCGAAGACTGGACGTTCACGTTCTCTCTGCCAGAGGCCCACCGAGACTACCTAGTGCAGAAGGGGTCGATAACGGTCGACGGCATCAGCCTGACCGTCGCCGACCGGCGCTCCGAGGAGTTCGACGTGGCGATCATCCCGACGACGTACGCCGAGACGACGCTGTCGGAGAAGTCGGTCGGAGATCCGGTGCATCTGGAGGTCGACGTGGTCGCGAAGTACGTCGAACAGTTGGTCTAG
- a CDS encoding PrsW family intramembrane metalloprotease, with product MGKRRQDPVEVNADESVDLYEISTWEPRSTLDRFAHWLYHIGIRTLRYLVIVAAIAILLLQLAFGSLGALSDQPLFAGMAILSAVPALGLAAYIYYADVTTEEPLTLLVGTFFLGVLFAGFAGILNGFLGEPVQAIGSGFGLVPYLGQVFVFFLIVGPVEETVKLLAVRLYAFRDERFDTVVDGAVYGAVAGLGFATIENALYITQNAEMATGTVELLAASSDIAAVRALAGPGHVIYSAFAGYYLGLAKFNPDDAGPIVLKGLLIASLIHAVYNTLAGPVTAIAASIYNVNFLVAFFGFVIVYDSIFGLLLLRKIHAYRQAYKRAHEDSDEVALRPEKTEFDP from the coding sequence ATGGGAAAGCGACGGCAGGACCCGGTCGAGGTAAACGCCGACGAGTCGGTAGACCTCTATGAGATATCGACTTGGGAGCCGCGGTCGACACTGGACCGGTTCGCCCACTGGCTCTACCACATCGGAATCCGCACGCTGCGGTACCTAGTCATTGTCGCAGCCATCGCGATTCTCCTCTTGCAGTTGGCGTTCGGGAGCCTCGGCGCACTCAGCGACCAGCCGCTGTTTGCCGGAATGGCTATTCTTTCTGCCGTGCCGGCGCTCGGTCTCGCGGCCTACATCTACTACGCCGATGTGACCACGGAGGAACCGCTGACGTTGCTCGTGGGGACGTTCTTTCTGGGAGTGTTGTTTGCTGGCTTCGCCGGCATTCTCAACGGCTTTCTGGGGGAGCCAGTTCAGGCAATCGGCTCCGGGTTCGGGCTTGTGCCGTACCTCGGTCAGGTGTTCGTTTTCTTCCTCATTGTCGGGCCCGTCGAAGAGACGGTGAAACTGCTGGCGGTACGACTGTACGCGTTCCGCGACGAACGCTTCGACACTGTTGTCGACGGTGCGGTATACGGTGCTGTCGCCGGGCTGGGATTTGCGACCATCGAAAACGCGTTGTATATCACCCAGAACGCAGAGATGGCCACCGGGACGGTTGAGTTACTCGCCGCCAGCAGCGATATCGCTGCGGTCAGAGCGCTCGCGGGGCCGGGCCACGTCATCTACTCGGCCTTCGCTGGCTACTACCTCGGACTGGCCAAGTTCAATCCGGACGACGCCGGCCCAATCGTCCTGAAGGGACTGCTCATCGCTTCGCTCATCCACGCCGTCTACAACACGCTGGCCGGCCCAGTCACGGCCATCGCGGCCTCGATATACAACGTCAATTTCCTTGTCGCCTTCTTCGGCTTCGTCATCGTGTACGACTCGATATTCGGCCTGCTATTGCTGAGGAAAATTCATGCCTATCGGCAGGCGTACAAGCGGGCTCACGAAGACTCGGATGAGGTCGCCCTTCGTCCGGAGAAGACAGAGTTCGACCCCTAG